A window from Drosophila yakuba strain Tai18E2 chromosome 3L, Prin_Dyak_Tai18E2_2.1, whole genome shotgun sequence encodes these proteins:
- the LOC6533136 gene encoding importin subunit alpha-4 yields the protein MHKRKRRFLKKGENLMMLRTIRLEKAKKAEQQKELTILNAITKCKLASSEVIPGVKELLQNNTIGNLVESLGRGNKKKIRAEAADALAHIASGSAEHSNLIAKAGAVPRLIRLFQSSDPEVSEKGVLSLGNLLHFAPNLRDFIISHGFVEKMLAIIQDTNTSLILSHLTWVLRKLCISPQPSPPDDIAGILQALNILLYKPEAKILEDSLMAVRNLAHGSEMIQMLLGSEVIPRIIYLLEHDDAMVQKAAVQALRNIASGSAEQIQELLKHNLLPHISALMSHTDADIRCQVLWLLLNVADGNHCQRQAIMNAGLLPKILENLKAEAIPLKSAAALTISMLAIDKDKNLLCYLMRQGVIPEFCNLLFYEDTEVICNLLQVLSTMLDVDPSFTAEVTGIIEWSGALNNIKMLQGNENEEISSVARKIISNYFSN from the exons ATGCATAAGCGTAAACGGCGgtttctaaaaaaaggagaaaaccTGATGATGTTGCGAACGATACGATtggaaaaagcaaaaaaggcTGAGCAACAGAAGGAGCTGACCATACTCAACGCTATaaccaaatgcaaattagcCTCCTCGGAAGTTATTCCTGGCGtcaaggagctgctgcagaACAATACGATAGGAAACCTGGTGGAGTCGCTTGGCCGCGGAAATAAGAAGAAAATTCGAGCCGAGGCCGCAGATGCTCTAGCTCACATAGCCAGTGGCTCAGCTGAACACTCAAATTTA ATTGCCAAGGCTGGCGCAGTGCCTCGATTGATTCGACTCTTTCAATCATCCGATCCTGAAGTCAGTGAAAAGGGGGTTTTGAGCTTGGGAAATCTCTTACACTTTGCGCCAAACCTTCGCGACTTTATCATCAGTCACGGATTCGTGGAAAAGATGTTGGCCATAATTCAGGATACAAACACTTCTCTAATTTTGAGTCACTTAACCTGGGTTCTAAGGAAACTGTGCATTAGTCCTCAACCGTCGCCACCTGATGACATAGCTGGCATTCTTCAGGCATTGAACATTCTATTGTACAAACCAGAGGCCAAGATTCTGGAAGACTCACTGATGGCAGTGCGTAATTTGGCCCACGGAAGTGAGATGATTCAAATGCTCCTTGGCAGTGAAGTGATACCCAGGATCATTTATCTACTGGAGCATGATGACGCCATGGTTCAGAAGGCCGCGGTTCAAGCCCTCAGAAATATTGCATCTGGATCCGCGGAGCAGATTCAAGAGTTGCTTAAGCACAATCTTTTGCCCCATATATCGGCTCTGATGTCGCATACCGATGCAGATATTCGCTGTCAAGTTCTGTGGCTTCTGCTGAACGTCGCCGATGGAAATCATTGCCAAAGACAGGCCATTATGAACGCAGGTCTGCTGCCCAAAATACTGGAGAACTTAAAAGCCGAAGCGATTCCCTTGAAATCTGCAGCTGCCTTGACAATCAGCATGCTGGCTATTGATAAGGACAAGAATCTCCTGTGCTATCTTATGAGACAGGGTGTTATCCCGGAGTTCTGCAATTTACTGTTCTACGAGGACACGGAAGTCATATGCAATTTGCTCCAAGTCCTGAGCACCATGCTAGATGTGGACCCATCTTTTACGGCCGAGGTGACCGGCATCATCGAATGGAGTGGAGCACTGAACAATATCAAGATGCTCCAAGGCAATGAAAATGAGGAAATCTCCTCGGTGGCACGTAAAATCATTAGTAACTACTTTTCCAACTAA